The sequence CCTAAGGGAAGGTCATCGTACCATTTTGGAAGTCGCCGTCTAGGGTTGCTAAACTGGACTGCGTTGATCGCCAGGATCTCTCCCATTTTTCCCTGCTCAAGCTCCAAACAAAGGCGGCGAGTAGAGCGGGCGAATTGAAAGTTATGAACGATCGCAAGCCTTCGATCCTGCTTAGCCGCTAGGCTCACCATTTGCTCACCCTCAGCCACCGACATGGCAAACGGCTTTTCGGTCAAGATGTGTTTCCTGAGCTGCAAGGCCTCGGTTACAACTGAAAAATGACTCATCGGTGCAGTCGCCACAGTAATGACATCGACTTCTGATAACCAATCGATGTCGCTCAGGACAGATGTCTCTGCAAATCTTGGGTAGCCTCTGCGATCCGC comes from Terriglobales bacterium and encodes:
- a CDS encoding Gfo/Idh/MocA family oxidoreductase, which gives rise to MPLKKIRVAAVGLGWVALHRHLPVLDRSEDFEVIGVIDHTPGIAKRVADRRGYPRFAETSVLSDIDWLSEVDVITVATAPMSHFSVVTEALQLRKHILTEKPFAMSVAEGEQMVSLAAKQDRRLAIVHNFQFARSTRRLCLELEQGKMGEILAINAVQFSNPRRRLPKWYDDLPLG